One Nicotiana tomentosiformis chromosome 4, ASM39032v3, whole genome shotgun sequence genomic window carries:
- the LOC104109002 gene encoding NAD kinase 2, chloroplastic-like isoform X2: MGRKVAGGPIHFQDCQLRYVKISGFGIGFSYGYRRGRLRWVQRRRQKKLVVGAELSSVFSSNVGFDSQPRDILKLPWIGPLPGDIAEIEAYCRILRAAEQLHNTLMETLCNPVSGECSISYDVPSEDKHLLEDRIVSVLGCMVCLLNKGSEDVLSGRSFIINSFSDFDVHVMDDKLPPLAFFRGEMKRYCESLHVALENFITPDDPTSINVWRKLQRLKNVCYDSGFPRGDDHPHHTLLANWNPVYFSSEEETQSASSEVAFWTGGQVTEEGLRWLLERGFKTIIDLRAETIKDNFYEKVLDEAISSGDIEVLKLPVEVGTTPSVQQVEKFAALVSDVYKRPIYLHSKEGVWRTSAMVSRWRQYMTRYTPLFVPNANKDVTSSVNSFCGSRGTQEAGTPVNSEENKTSTCEGMSASDHKNGTLPARSNSINSAGKLFKQIPEAREHKGLSKNEADDTVAVTWKGTLLTADGKTNPLKSQLPPPKFFSRTEMSTYFRSRKVSPETYFTHEKKRLEGLHASRYYYKRIPKGNAIIDSYTEDRAIDSRNPNGPPSNMGLSTKPSNSSANMEKYGGHNGSAAPILNRFNNGEVHTSVKSSSLIDASNELDTNAVSSATAIERRNIEAPRPSVDDNMELIEGNMCASATGVVRLQSRRKAEMFLVRTDGFLCNREKVTETSLAFTHPSTQQQMLLWKSTPKTVLLLKKLGQELMEEAKEVASFLYYQEKMNVLVEPEVHDIFARTPGFGFVQTFYSQDTSDLHESVDFVACLGGDGVILHASKLFRGAIPPVVSFNLGSLGFLTSHTFEDYKKDLRQVIHGNSTLDGVYITLRMRLRCELFRNGKAMPGKVFDVLNEVVVDRGSNPYLSKIECYEHDRLITKVQADGIIVATPTGSTAYSTAAGGSMVHPNVPCMLFTPICPHSLSFRPVILPDSAKLELKIPEDARNNAWVSFDGKRRQQLSRGDSIRICMSQHPLPTVNKCDQTGDWFGSLIRCLNWNERLDQKAL; this comes from the exons ATGGGTCGGAAAGTTGCTGGTGGGCCAATCCATTTTCAAGATTGTCAGCTAAGATATGTAAAAATTTCAGGGTTTGGTATTGGGTTTTCATATGGGTATAGGCgtgggaggttgagatgggttcAAAGGAGAAGACAGAAGAAGCTTGTTGTCGGTGCTGAGCTCTCTAGTGTTTTCTCCTCTAACGTTGGATTCGATTCTCag CCCCGTGATATACTGAAGTTACCCTGGATTGGCCCTCTACCTGGCGATATTGCTGAGATAGAGGCTTATTGTAGAATCCTTCGTGCTGCCGAACAACTTCATAACACATTAATGGAGACACTATGCAATCCAGTGAGTGGAGAATGTAGTATCTCATATGATGTACCCTCAGAAGATAAACATTTACTGGAGGATAGAATAGTTTCTGTTCTAGGATGTATGGTATGTCTTCTAAACAAAGGGAGCGAGGATGTCCTATCTGGGAGATCCTTTATCATCAACTCATTCAGTGATTTTGATGTGCATGTAATGGATGATAAGCTTCCTCCACTAGCTTTTTTCAGAGGTGAAATGAAGAGGTATTGTGAGAGCTTGCATGTTGCTCTTGAAAACTTTATAACACCTGATGATCCTACGAGCATTAATGTATGGAGAAAGCTGCAAAGACTGAAGAATGTATGTTATGATTCTGGATTTCCCCGTGGAGATGACCATCCCCACCATACATTGTTAGCTAATTGGAATCCTGTTTATTTTTCATCAGAAGAAGAGACACAATCTGCAAGTTCTGAGGTTGCTTTTTGGACAGGTGGACAGGTAACTGAAGAAGGTCTTAGATGGCTGTTGGAGAGAGGATTCAAAACTATTATAGATCTCAGAGCTGAGACTATAAAGGACAACTTCTATGAAAAAGTGCTAGACGAAGCCATTTCCTCTGGAGATATTGAAGTACTGAAACTCCCTGTTGAAGTTGGCACAACACCTTCAGTGCAGCAGGTTGAGAAGTTTGCAGCACTGGTCTCTGATGTATACAAAAGACCCATATATCTCCACAGTAAGGAAGGAGTTTGGAGGACATCAGCTATGGTCTCTAGATGGAGACAATACATGACTCGCTACACACCACTCTTTGTACCGAATGCTAATAAGGATGTGACCTCCAGTGTGAACTCATTTTGTGGTAGTAGAGGAACACAAGAGGCAGGCACGCCAGTTAACTCAGAAGAAAATAAAACTTCTACTTGTGAAGGTATGTCTGCATCTGATCACAAAAATGGGACACTACCTGCAAGATCAAACAGCATAAATTCTGCTGGGAAACTTTTCAAACAAATTCCTGAAGCTAGGGAACACAAAGGCCTAAGTAAGAATGAAGCTGATGATACTGTTGCAGTCACTTGGAAAGGCACATTGCTTACTGCTGATGGTAAAACAAACCCTCTCAAGTCGCAACTGCCTCCCCCTAAATTTTTCTCCCGAACTGAGATGTCTACATATTTCAGGAGTAGAAAGGTTTCACCAGAGACATATTTCACTCATGAAAAGAAAAGATTGGAGGGGCTCCATGCTTCGAGGTATTACTACAAGAGAATACCTAAAGGGAATGCAATCATAGACAGTTACACTGAGGACAGAGCTATCGATTCTAGAAATCCAAATGGGCCACCTAGTAATATGGGCTTATCAACGAAACCTTCGAATTCCTCTGCGAATATGGAAAAGTATGGGGGTCATAATGGCTCTGCAGCGCCAATTTTGAATAGATTCAACAATGGTGAAGTACATACCTCTGTTAAAAGCAGTAGTCTTATTGATGCAAGTAACGAGTTGGATACTAATGCTGTGTCCTCAGCCACTGCCATTGAGAGGAGGAACATTGAGGCCCCCAGGCCTTCAGTTGATGATAACATGGAgctaattgaaggaaatatgtgCGCTTCTGCAACTGGTGTGGTAAGATTGCAGTCCAGAAGGAAGGCAGAGATGTTCTTGGTTCGCACAGATGGGTTTTTGTGCAACAGAGAAAAGGTAACAGAAACTTCCTTGGCCTTCACTCATCCTAGCACCCAGCAGCAGATGCTTTTATGGAAATCCACGCCAAAGACCGTACTACTTTTAAAGAAGCTGGGACAAGAACTCATGGAAGAAGCCAAAGAG GTTGCTTCTTTCTTGTATTACCAAGAGAAAATGAATGTTCTTGTTGAACCTGAGGTGCATGATATATTTGCACGAACTCCAGGCTTCGGATTTGTTCAGACCTTTTATAGTCAAGATACCAG TGATCTTCATGAAAGTGTTGATTTTGTTGCCTGCCTAGGAGGAGATGGAGTTATACTTCATGCTTCTAAATTATTTCGAGGTGCTATCCCGCCCGTTGTGTCATTTAATCTAGGATCCCTTGGATTTCTCACTTCCCATACA TTCGAAGATTATAAGAAGGATCTAAGACAAGTCATTCACGGGAATAGCACTCTGGATGGTGTTTATATAACTTTGAGAATGCGTCTTCGATGTGAGCTATTCAGAAATGGAAAGGCAATGCCTGGAAAGGTGTTCGATGTCCTAAATGAAGTTGTTGTTGATCGTGGTTCTAATCCATATCTCTCCAAAATTGAGTGTTATGAACATGATCGCCTCATTACCAAG GTGCAAGCTGATGGGATCATAGTAGCCACACCAACTGGAAGTACTGCTTATTCTACGGCTGCTGGAGGTTCCATG GTGCACCCAAATGTTCCTTGCATGCTCTTCACACCAATCTGCCCACACTCGCTCTCATTCAGACCTGTCATTCTTCCGGACTCTGCAAAGCTGGAGCTAAAG ATTCCAGAGGATGCGCGCAACAATGCTTGGGTCTCCTTTGATGGGAAGAGACGGCAACAACTGTCTAGAGGAGATTCTATTCGGATATGTATGAGTCAGCATCCACTTCCTACAGTCAATAAATGTGACCAAACAGGTGATTGGTTTGGTAGCTTGATCCGTTGCCTGAATTGGAATGAAAGACTAGACCAGAAAGCACTCTGA
- the LOC104109002 gene encoding NAD kinase 2, chloroplastic-like isoform X1: MAAYCPCKFDMGRKVAGGPIHFQDCQLRYVKISGFGIGFSYGYRRGRLRWVQRRRQKKLVVGAELSSVFSSNVGFDSQPRDILKLPWIGPLPGDIAEIEAYCRILRAAEQLHNTLMETLCNPVSGECSISYDVPSEDKHLLEDRIVSVLGCMVCLLNKGSEDVLSGRSFIINSFSDFDVHVMDDKLPPLAFFRGEMKRYCESLHVALENFITPDDPTSINVWRKLQRLKNVCYDSGFPRGDDHPHHTLLANWNPVYFSSEEETQSASSEVAFWTGGQVTEEGLRWLLERGFKTIIDLRAETIKDNFYEKVLDEAISSGDIEVLKLPVEVGTTPSVQQVEKFAALVSDVYKRPIYLHSKEGVWRTSAMVSRWRQYMTRYTPLFVPNANKDVTSSVNSFCGSRGTQEAGTPVNSEENKTSTCEGMSASDHKNGTLPARSNSINSAGKLFKQIPEAREHKGLSKNEADDTVAVTWKGTLLTADGKTNPLKSQLPPPKFFSRTEMSTYFRSRKVSPETYFTHEKKRLEGLHASRYYYKRIPKGNAIIDSYTEDRAIDSRNPNGPPSNMGLSTKPSNSSANMEKYGGHNGSAAPILNRFNNGEVHTSVKSSSLIDASNELDTNAVSSATAIERRNIEAPRPSVDDNMELIEGNMCASATGVVRLQSRRKAEMFLVRTDGFLCNREKVTETSLAFTHPSTQQQMLLWKSTPKTVLLLKKLGQELMEEAKEVASFLYYQEKMNVLVEPEVHDIFARTPGFGFVQTFYSQDTSDLHESVDFVACLGGDGVILHASKLFRGAIPPVVSFNLGSLGFLTSHTFEDYKKDLRQVIHGNSTLDGVYITLRMRLRCELFRNGKAMPGKVFDVLNEVVVDRGSNPYLSKIECYEHDRLITKVQADGIIVATPTGSTAYSTAAGGSMVHPNVPCMLFTPICPHSLSFRPVILPDSAKLELKIPEDARNNAWVSFDGKRRQQLSRGDSIRICMSQHPLPTVNKCDQTGDWFGSLIRCLNWNERLDQKAL, translated from the exons ATGGCAGCCTATTGTCCATGCAAGTTTGATATGGGTCGGAAAGTTGCTGGTGGGCCAATCCATTTTCAAGATTGTCAGCTAAGATATGTAAAAATTTCAGGGTTTGGTATTGGGTTTTCATATGGGTATAGGCgtgggaggttgagatgggttcAAAGGAGAAGACAGAAGAAGCTTGTTGTCGGTGCTGAGCTCTCTAGTGTTTTCTCCTCTAACGTTGGATTCGATTCTCag CCCCGTGATATACTGAAGTTACCCTGGATTGGCCCTCTACCTGGCGATATTGCTGAGATAGAGGCTTATTGTAGAATCCTTCGTGCTGCCGAACAACTTCATAACACATTAATGGAGACACTATGCAATCCAGTGAGTGGAGAATGTAGTATCTCATATGATGTACCCTCAGAAGATAAACATTTACTGGAGGATAGAATAGTTTCTGTTCTAGGATGTATGGTATGTCTTCTAAACAAAGGGAGCGAGGATGTCCTATCTGGGAGATCCTTTATCATCAACTCATTCAGTGATTTTGATGTGCATGTAATGGATGATAAGCTTCCTCCACTAGCTTTTTTCAGAGGTGAAATGAAGAGGTATTGTGAGAGCTTGCATGTTGCTCTTGAAAACTTTATAACACCTGATGATCCTACGAGCATTAATGTATGGAGAAAGCTGCAAAGACTGAAGAATGTATGTTATGATTCTGGATTTCCCCGTGGAGATGACCATCCCCACCATACATTGTTAGCTAATTGGAATCCTGTTTATTTTTCATCAGAAGAAGAGACACAATCTGCAAGTTCTGAGGTTGCTTTTTGGACAGGTGGACAGGTAACTGAAGAAGGTCTTAGATGGCTGTTGGAGAGAGGATTCAAAACTATTATAGATCTCAGAGCTGAGACTATAAAGGACAACTTCTATGAAAAAGTGCTAGACGAAGCCATTTCCTCTGGAGATATTGAAGTACTGAAACTCCCTGTTGAAGTTGGCACAACACCTTCAGTGCAGCAGGTTGAGAAGTTTGCAGCACTGGTCTCTGATGTATACAAAAGACCCATATATCTCCACAGTAAGGAAGGAGTTTGGAGGACATCAGCTATGGTCTCTAGATGGAGACAATACATGACTCGCTACACACCACTCTTTGTACCGAATGCTAATAAGGATGTGACCTCCAGTGTGAACTCATTTTGTGGTAGTAGAGGAACACAAGAGGCAGGCACGCCAGTTAACTCAGAAGAAAATAAAACTTCTACTTGTGAAGGTATGTCTGCATCTGATCACAAAAATGGGACACTACCTGCAAGATCAAACAGCATAAATTCTGCTGGGAAACTTTTCAAACAAATTCCTGAAGCTAGGGAACACAAAGGCCTAAGTAAGAATGAAGCTGATGATACTGTTGCAGTCACTTGGAAAGGCACATTGCTTACTGCTGATGGTAAAACAAACCCTCTCAAGTCGCAACTGCCTCCCCCTAAATTTTTCTCCCGAACTGAGATGTCTACATATTTCAGGAGTAGAAAGGTTTCACCAGAGACATATTTCACTCATGAAAAGAAAAGATTGGAGGGGCTCCATGCTTCGAGGTATTACTACAAGAGAATACCTAAAGGGAATGCAATCATAGACAGTTACACTGAGGACAGAGCTATCGATTCTAGAAATCCAAATGGGCCACCTAGTAATATGGGCTTATCAACGAAACCTTCGAATTCCTCTGCGAATATGGAAAAGTATGGGGGTCATAATGGCTCTGCAGCGCCAATTTTGAATAGATTCAACAATGGTGAAGTACATACCTCTGTTAAAAGCAGTAGTCTTATTGATGCAAGTAACGAGTTGGATACTAATGCTGTGTCCTCAGCCACTGCCATTGAGAGGAGGAACATTGAGGCCCCCAGGCCTTCAGTTGATGATAACATGGAgctaattgaaggaaatatgtgCGCTTCTGCAACTGGTGTGGTAAGATTGCAGTCCAGAAGGAAGGCAGAGATGTTCTTGGTTCGCACAGATGGGTTTTTGTGCAACAGAGAAAAGGTAACAGAAACTTCCTTGGCCTTCACTCATCCTAGCACCCAGCAGCAGATGCTTTTATGGAAATCCACGCCAAAGACCGTACTACTTTTAAAGAAGCTGGGACAAGAACTCATGGAAGAAGCCAAAGAG GTTGCTTCTTTCTTGTATTACCAAGAGAAAATGAATGTTCTTGTTGAACCTGAGGTGCATGATATATTTGCACGAACTCCAGGCTTCGGATTTGTTCAGACCTTTTATAGTCAAGATACCAG TGATCTTCATGAAAGTGTTGATTTTGTTGCCTGCCTAGGAGGAGATGGAGTTATACTTCATGCTTCTAAATTATTTCGAGGTGCTATCCCGCCCGTTGTGTCATTTAATCTAGGATCCCTTGGATTTCTCACTTCCCATACA TTCGAAGATTATAAGAAGGATCTAAGACAAGTCATTCACGGGAATAGCACTCTGGATGGTGTTTATATAACTTTGAGAATGCGTCTTCGATGTGAGCTATTCAGAAATGGAAAGGCAATGCCTGGAAAGGTGTTCGATGTCCTAAATGAAGTTGTTGTTGATCGTGGTTCTAATCCATATCTCTCCAAAATTGAGTGTTATGAACATGATCGCCTCATTACCAAG GTGCAAGCTGATGGGATCATAGTAGCCACACCAACTGGAAGTACTGCTTATTCTACGGCTGCTGGAGGTTCCATG GTGCACCCAAATGTTCCTTGCATGCTCTTCACACCAATCTGCCCACACTCGCTCTCATTCAGACCTGTCATTCTTCCGGACTCTGCAAAGCTGGAGCTAAAG ATTCCAGAGGATGCGCGCAACAATGCTTGGGTCTCCTTTGATGGGAAGAGACGGCAACAACTGTCTAGAGGAGATTCTATTCGGATATGTATGAGTCAGCATCCACTTCCTACAGTCAATAAATGTGACCAAACAGGTGATTGGTTTGGTAGCTTGATCCGTTGCCTGAATTGGAATGAAAGACTAGACCAGAAAGCACTCTGA